The DNA region CATTGACGAGGACACCTGCTGCGGGACGCGGTAGGGCAGGGAGAGGGAAGCACGATGAAGGTATCAGCGTCGGTCAAGCCGCGCTGCGAGCGCTGCAAGGTGATTCGTCGGCGAGGCGTTGTTCGAGTGATCTGCACCAACCCACGTCACAAGCAGCGGCAGGGTTAGAGGGAGAACGCGTAGGTATGGCAA from Thermomicrobiales bacterium includes:
- the rpmJ gene encoding 50S ribosomal protein L36, translating into MKVSASVKPRCERCKVIRRRGVVRVICTNPRHKQRQG